A window of Cryptomeria japonica chromosome 3, Sugi_1.0, whole genome shotgun sequence contains these coding sequences:
- the LOC131027910 gene encoding uncharacterized protein LOC131027910: protein MLSSPGNSPRHILPSPSPSPSCTPRIQKGPVRALIVGPPSSKKRKSSQTVLDEDTYVAAIEKIIERDYFPDLPKLHDRLDWLEAVRSGDPMQIRDTQLKIIGRRQARISGFSEGHDQLVTPTTSVRNPFETPTMEPSPALTVGDSVRSMRSPSLNPNSNLPLEPLSEDRGLEGIDTSLSLDDFLKRHTSEDNESFGKIIEKVNKRRGEKLKYLQDSGLPSSSPLQIGHENRDRITDGYGTSGQPESTLDSWNNTPKNLLMYDSANREEATLTTAEREERLMALTKEIKQNNTRFHGNVFDSRPKEEDTVAILYAPVVGSTPASWPFAERDAERARKKYDLEDLRKTPSQLLLDEKDNSKKGVAGYSFVRTPSPAPGVDESPFVTWGEIEGTPLRLETEDTPVGIGGSGDGPHFKIPNPPSRDVRAYNLSRDAARNLREKSRLYQKPPRVPTPTKKGSMSPSFNALSPAAQKFVRNAMAKSSNTVDATLRASYRASTTPGTPKMARNAVRFEKEGSLPFRPSPLQEGSVSARSPTPDA from the coding sequence ATGTTGTCATCACCTGGAAATTCACCTCGGCATATATTGCCATcgccctcaccctccccatcttgcaCGCCCAGAATTCAAAAGGGCCCTGTGAGGGCGTTGATTGTTGGGCCTCCCTCTTCCAAGAAGAGAAAAAGCTCTCAGACTGTATTAGACGAAGACACCTATGTGGCTGCCATAGAAAAAATTATTGAGAGGGATTATTTTCCCGATCTACCAAAGCTTCATGACCGCTTAGATTGGCTTGAGGCCGTCCGCAGCGGCGACCCTATGCAAATTAGGGATACACAGTTGAAAATTATTGGGAGAAGGCAAGCTAGGATTTCTGGATTTTCCGAAGGGCACGATCAGCTTGTGACGCCCACGACCTCGGTTCGAAACCCATTTGAGACACCTACCATGGAACCTTCACCTGCCCTCACAGTGGGCGACTCAGTCAGGTCCATGAGGTCCCCCAGCCTAAACCCTAACTCGAATCTTCCCCTGGAGCCTTTATCTGAGGATCGGGGTTTGGAGGGCATTGATACCTCGTTGTCACTGGATGATTTTCTAAAACGGCACACAAGTGAGGACAATGAAAGCTTTGGTAAAATTATTGAGAAAGTGAACAAGAGGAGGGGGGAGAAATTGAAGTATTTGCAAGATTCAGGATTGCCATCATCGTCGCCATTGCAAATTGGTCATGAGAATCGTGATAGGATCACAGATGGATATGGCACCTCAGGGCAGCCTGAGAGCACACTGGATTCGTGGAATAATACTCCGAAGAACCTCTTGATGTATGATTCTGCGAACAGGGAGGAGGCAACATTGACGACTGCCGAAAGGGAAGAGAGATTGATGGCACTTACAAAGGAAATTAAGCAGAATAATACACGGTTTCATGGAAATGTGTTTGATTCCAGGCCCAAGGAGGAGGATACAGTGGCTATATTGTATGCTCCTGTTGTGGGATCCACTCCTGCGTCATGGCCTTTTGCGGAGAGAGATGCAGAGAGGGCAAGGAAAAAGTATGACTTGGAAGATCTCAGAAAAACACCATCTCAATTGCTTTTGGATGAGAAAGATAATTCAAAGAAGGGAGTAGCAGGTTACAGTTTTGTAAGAACTCCTTCACCGGCTCCAGGGGTGGATGAATCACCTTTTGTTACATGGGGAGAAATTGAAGGGACACCATTGAGGTTGGAGACAGAGGATACGCCTGTTGGTATTGGTGGTAGTGGTGATGGGCCACATTTCAAGATTCCAAATCCTCCGTCGAGAGATGTCAGGGCTTACAATCTTTCAAGGGATGCAGCTAGAAATCTCAGGGAGAAGTCTAGGCTTTACCAAAAGCCACCTCGTGTTCCCACTCCAACAAAGAAGGGTTCTATGAGCCCCAGCTTCAATGCACTTTCACCTGCTGCGCAGAAGTTTGTGAGGAATGCTATGGCAAAATCATCCAACACTGTGGATGCAACATTGAGAGCAAGCTACCGGGCAAGTACAACTCCAGGCACTCCAAAAATGGCCAGGAATGCTGTAAGATTTGAAAAAGAGGGTAGTTTGCCTTTCAGACCGTCACCGCTTCAGGAAGGCAGTGTTTCTGCAAGATCACCTACTCCTGATGCTTGA